A stretch of the Flavobacterium aquiphilum genome encodes the following:
- a CDS encoding NUDIX hydrolase, which yields MRDITIDCAVFGYDNGSLKILLVKHGEGLSIGQWGLPGGWITEKEHIKGAAHRLLKKITGLDKIYLKQLKAFGAPNRYPTARIITIGYYAVIKSTDYNITAGDNISDAKWYNIKEIPELAFDHNQILEYALKKLRKKVKKAPIGFSLLPKKFTLLELMRLYEEILGYEMDKPNFRRKFLNMKLLKTLPEKQLNTKYRAAQLYEFDTEIYEKLTKKGFSFEF from the coding sequence ATGAGAGACATTACTATTGACTGTGCAGTATTTGGCTATGACAACGGAAGCCTTAAAATACTTCTTGTAAAGCATGGCGAAGGACTTTCAATAGGACAATGGGGACTTCCCGGCGGATGGATTACCGAGAAAGAACATATAAAAGGCGCCGCACACAGACTACTCAAAAAAATTACCGGACTTGATAAAATCTATCTTAAACAGCTAAAAGCTTTTGGAGCACCAAACCGTTACCCTACAGCAAGGATCATCACTATAGGATATTATGCCGTAATCAAAAGCACAGATTACAACATCACAGCCGGCGATAACATCTCTGACGCAAAATGGTACAACATTAAAGAAATACCTGAATTAGCTTTTGATCACAATCAAATACTAGAATATGCTCTTAAAAAACTTCGAAAAAAAGTTAAAAAAGCACCTATTGGTTTTTCACTACTTCCAAAAAAATTTACTTTACTTGAACTTATGCGTTTGTATGAAGAAATTTTAGGATACGAAATGGACAAACCTAACTTTAGACGTAAGTTCCTGAATATGAAATTACTTAAAACACTCCCTGAGAAACAGTTGAATACAAAATACAGGGCCGCACAGCTTTATGAATTTGATACTGAAATTTACGAAAAACTAACTAAAAAAGGATTCAGTTTCGAATTCTAA